The sequence CCCCGGGGTGTGAGGCAACGGATTACGACGGTCTCGACGTCAACGGAGCGATCGTGCTGGTCGACCGGGGTATCTGCCCGTTCTCGGCCAAACAGCAGATAGCGGCCGAGCGCGGCGCTTCGGCCGTGATCGTGGTCAACAACGAGGACGGGCCGATGAGCGGCGGCACTCTCGGCGATCCGTCGGTTGGCAAAATTCCCACCGGTGGGGTGAGCAGGGCCGACGGCGACGCGCTCCGGCAGGGCGACGGAGACGTCACGCTGACGCTCGACACCAGCACCGAGACCAGCACGTCCCGTAACGTCATCGCCCAGACCACGACGGGCTCCACCGACGATGTCGTCATGGTCGGCGCTCATCTCGACAGCGTTCCCGAGGGTCCCGGCATCAACGACAACGGCACAGGCGTGGCCGCGATCCTCGAAACGGCGGTCCAGCTCGGCGGTTCCCCGGACGCCGACAACGCGGTGCGGTTCGCCTTCTGGGGCGCCGAGGAACTGGGTCTTCTCGGCTCCGAGGCCTACGTCACGGGCCTGAGCGAGGATGAACGCAACGACATTGCGCTCTACCTGAACTTCGACATGCTCGGCTCGGAGAACGCCGGCTACCTGACCTACGACGGCGACAACTCCGACAACGTCGGCGAAGGGCCCGGCCCCGAAGGTTCGGCGGGAATCGAGCGCACCTTCGTCGAGTACCTCGGTAAGAACGGCATTGCCGCGAACGGCACCGATTTCGACGGCCGCTCCGACTACGGTCCGTTCATCGAGCAGAAGATTCCGTCGGGCGGGGTGTTCAGTGGTGCCGACGACAAGAAGACCGCCGAGGAGGCCCAGAAATGGGGTGGCACACCCGACGCCGTGTTCGACAAGCATTACCACAGCCCGACCGACACCCTCGCGAACATCGACCGGGCAGCTCTTGCGAAGAACGCGTCCGCGGTGGCCTACGCCGTCGGGGTCTACGCGGAGTCACTGGCCGGTCCCAACGGTGTCCCCACCGGTGCCGATCGCGAGAAGGCTCGGGCAGCGCAGTGATGTCCGATTCGTCACGGGCTTCTGCCTGTGACGCTGGGTTACCCTTGCGCTCGTGAGCGAAGACCCGGCCGACGACAGCGCTGCCGAACTCGACGCTGCGTCCGAGCAGAGTAGACAGGACAAGGTTCTGGGCTGGGTGGGGGCACTGAACCGTCGGCCCCAGCTGATCGATGGACTGCGCAGGGTCCGCCGCGCGTTGCCGGGAGATCCGGCATTCGGCGACCCGCTGTCCACTGCAGGCCCCGGCACCGCACGCGCCGTGGCACGCGTGGCCGACCGCTTCCTCGACCATGAGCCGGGAGCGTCCCGGGAGATGAGCCTCGGCGCCCTGCAGGTGTGGCAGGCGCTGCTCGAGCGCACCGGCCGCGGCCGGGGAACCCGGGAAGTGACCATCGTGTTCACCGACCTCGTCGGCTTCTCGAGCTGGTCCCTCCCCGCCGGCGATACCGCCACCCTCGCGCTGCTACGAGACGTCGCCAAAGCAATCGAGACACCCATGGTCGACCGCGGCGGGCACGTCGTGAAGCGGATGGGCGACGGCGTGATGGCCGTCTTCCCCAGCCCCGATCGCGCCGTCGACGCCGTCTTCGCCGCGCAGGACGCGCTCCGGGATGTCGAGGTCGACGGCTACCGTCCGCGGATGCGGGTCGGAATCCACACGGGGGTTCCCCGGCAGATCGGCAGCGATTGGCTCGGCGTCGACGTCACCATCGCGGCCCGCATGATGGAACTCGGCGGGGACGGCAACGTCATGGCGTCGTCCGCCACCCTCTCAGCGCTCCAGCCGGGAACACTGGAGGAACTCGGTATCAGCGTCAAACCGTGGCGCCGCGCCTTCTTCGCCCCCGCCCCCAGCGGGGTGCCGTCCGACCTCGGCATCTGGCGGCTGCGGCTCCGCCGCCCGTGAGTACTTCTTAACCGCCGCAGGTTAATAAGTACTCACGGGTGACGAAGTCGCCAGAGCGGGGAGACGGGGCCATGACCGGCTCCCAGGTCGTACGACGACTCGAGGCACTTGGTGACCCATTCCTTGCCGAACGCGACGGCGTCGGGCACAGACCACCCGTGGGCGAGGGCGCTGGCGATGGCCGCCGCGAGGGTGTCGCCGCCTCCGTGGTCGTTGCCGGTGTCGATCCGGGGGCTGCTGAACTCCCGGAAGGTGTCCCCGTCGAAGAGCAGGTCGGTACTGATCTCCGACGTACGCAGGTGCCCACCCTTGACGATCGACCACTGGGCCCCGAGCGCGTGCAGAGCCTCGGCTGCGCGGCGCGCGGTGGCGTCGTCCACCACCTCGATCCCCGTGATGAGCCGGACCTCGTCGAGGTTCGGTGTCACCACCGTCGCGATCGGGATCAACGTATTCCGTACGGCATCGAGCGCTTCGGCGTGGAGCAGCGGATCGCCGTGCATCGACGCGCAGACCGGGTCGACGACGAGCGGGACCGGATGCTCGCGCCCGATCCCCACTTCTGTGCAGACACCCGCGACCGCCTCGATGATGGCGGTGGACGCCAGCATGCCCGTTTTCGCCGCTCCCACGCCGATGTCGCCGACGACGGAGCGCACCTGCGCCGCCACCGTCTCGGGTGGAATTTCGTGGAACCCGCTCACACCGACGGAGTTCTGCACGGTCACGGCGGCCACCGCGACGCATGCGTGGACACCGCACAGAGCCATCGTCCGTGAGTCGGCCTGAATTCCGGCGCCACCGCCGGAATCGGTGCCGGCGATGGTGAGGACTCGGACGGGGGTCTGGCCGTCGGGGGCCAGGGGCAGCAGCTTCACGGAGGGGACCTTACCGATTCTCTGAGGTGACGGATTCGACGGGCAGATATACGCGGCCACCTGCGCCGACGAACTCGTCCGACTTCTCGGCCATGCCCGCCTCGATGGCCTCCACCGAATCGAGGCCGTTCTTCTCGGCGTACTCCCGGACATCGGCGGAGATCCGCATCGAGCAGAACTTCGGGCCACACATCGAGCAGAAGTGGGCCGTCTTCGCGGGCTCCGCAGGCAGGGTCTCGTCGTGGAACTCACGGGCGGTGTCCGGGTCGAGGGACAACGCGAACTGGTCGTGCCAGCGGAATTCGAAGCGCGCCTTGGACAAGGCATCGTCTCGTTCCTGCGCCCGAGGGTGCTGCTTGGCGAGGTCGGCGGCGTGCGCGGCGATCTTGTACGTGATCACGCCGGTTTTGACGTCGTCGCGGTTCGGCAGCCCGAGGTGCTCCTTGGGCGTCACGTAGCAGAGCATGGCGGTGCCCGCCTGCGCGATCATCGCCGCACCGATGGCAGACGTGATGTGGTCGTAGGCTGGGGCGATATCGGTGGCCAATGGGCCCAGGGTATAGAACGGCGCCTCTTCGCACAGTTCCTCCTCCAGGCGTACGTTCTCGACGATCTTGTGCATCGGCACGTGTCCGGGGCCTTCGATCATCACCTGCACGCCATGGGATTTCGCGATCTTCGTGAGCTCACCCAGGGTGCGAAGCTCCGCGAACTGCGCCTCGTCGTTGGCATCCGCGATCGACCCCGGCCGGAGCCCGTCGCCGAGCGAAAACGTGACGTCGTAGCGGTGCAGGATCTCGCACAACTCCTCGAAGTGCGTGTACAGGAACGACTCCCGGTGATGTGCCAGGCACCAGGCCGCCATGATGGAGCCGCCGCGCGAGACGATGCCGGTGACGCGACGCGCGGTCAGCGGAATGTATCGGAGCAGCACTCCGGCATGGACCGTCATGTAGTCGACGCCCTGCTCGCATTGTTCGAGCACGGTGTCCCGGTAGATCTCCCAGGTGAGGGCGGTCGGATCGCCGTTCACCTTCTCGAGTGCCTGATAGATCGGCACGGTACCCACCGGGACCGGTGAGTTACGCAGGATCCACTCGCGTGTCTCGTGAATGTTCTTGCCGGTCGAGAGGTCCATGATGGTGTCGGCGCCCCAACGGGTGGCCCACACCATCTTCTCCACTTCTTCGGCGATCGAGGACGTGACCGCGCTGTTGCCGATGTTCGCATTGATCTTCACCGCAAACGCCTTGCCGATGATCATCGGCTCGAGTTCTGCATGCTTGCGGTTGGCCGGGATCACGGCCCGTCCCGCAGCGACCTCGGCGAGCACGGTGTCCGGTGAGACACCCTCGCGCGCAGCGCAGTAACGCATTTCCGGGGTGAGGACGCCCGCCCGGGCGGCGTCCAGTTGGGTCTGCCCGCGATCCCCGGACCACTGCTCGCGGATGCGGGGCAGCCCGGCGGAAACGTCGATCTGGGCGTTGGAATCGGTGTACGGGCCGGACGTGTCGTACAGGTCGAGATGCTCACCGTTGGTCAGGTGGACGCGCCGGACCGGTACGCGAATGTCGTCGCTCCACTGCACGTATTCCTTGGTGCTGCCCGCGATAGGCCCCGTCGTGACGGACGTGGCCGTAGATACAGTTCTGCTCATCGAGATGCTCCCTACGCCGGCATTACCCGGACAGGTTCGACGGTCGACGGCCCTAGCCGTCCTCTCAGCCCGCTGGTGCGAGCCCCCGTGGATGTGTAGTTGTCGCACAGACTGTAACCGACATGTCTGTGAGAAATCATTCCGGGGAACCTTGGACAGCGGCCCGGAGAGTCGGTATAAATGGTGACGTACATCACGTTTTGATCACGGAGCAAACACCAGGAGGTCGCAATGCTGACGGACTCGCAGGTTGTGGACGTGATCGACAATGCCGGTCAGAACCGCTTCGAGCTGCGACTGAGTGGGGACCTGGTCGGAATCCTCGGATACTACGACCTCTCGGGGCCGCCGACCGGCGCCGGCGCCGGGGTCGGGGTGACGGCCGGTCGGCGCCCGCCCGGCGTCCCGGCTCCGATCGTCTCGTTCATGCACACGGTGATCGTCGAGGACTTCGGGCATCGCGGACTCGCGTCGATGATGGTGGGGCGCTCCCTCGACCTGGCCAGGGAATACGGCTGGAAGGTGCGACCGGTGTGTACCTACGTCCAGCGCTTCCTGTCGGCCCATCCGGAGTACCGCGATCTTGTGGTACCGATCGAACGCTGACCGCTGCGCGAAAAACCCGGCAACGAATCGATCCCGGTTACGGCGTTTGTGCTCCCCCCGTCTGCGACTTACTGGTTCCATGGTGGCATGGATCACATTTCGAAGTCTTCCCCGGCGGGCAGTGCCTCGGCGTCGGGCAATGTCTCGGCCGCCGATGTTCGCGTACTCGACGATCCGGCTCACGAACGCTTCGACTTGTGGCTCGGTGACGAACTCGTCGGGATTCTCGGCTATCGCGACGAGGACGACATTCCCGGCTTCACGGCGAAACCGGGTGAGGTGGTGGCGTTCATGCACACGGTGGTGAAAGAGGAATTCGGCGGACGAGGATTGGCCGAAACACTAGTCCGCGCAGCCTTCGACGAGGCACGCGCTCGCGGGTGGAAAGTACGCCCGATCTGCACCTACGTCCAGCGCTATCTCTCGCGGCACCCGGAGTCCCTCGACATCCTCGTCGAGGACTGAATGTCTCTACGCCTCCGCGTTCGTGCAGTTGCGTCAGTCTCCGAGGTCGACGATGACCGGCGCGTGATCGCTCGCGCCCTTTCCCTTACGTTCGTTGCGGTCGATCTCCGCCTTGTCGACCCGGCCGGCGAAAGCGGGCGAGCCGAGGATGAAGTCGATCCGCATTCCCTGTTTCTTCGGGAATCGCAGCTGCGTGTAGTCCCAGTAGGTGTACACGCCCGGACCCGGTGTGTGCGGCCGCACAACATCGGTGAAACCTGACTCGAGAAACGACTGGAAGGCCTCCCGCTCGGGTGCGGATGTGTGCGTCTTGCCTTCGAAGAGGGCAGGATCCCACACGTCGTCGTCGGTGGGCGCGATGTTCCAGTCGCCGACCAAGGCGATCTGCTCCTCGGGATTCTTCTCCAGCCACCGGACCGCATCCGCACGCAGCTTCGACAGCCACTCGAGCTTGTAGGTGTAGTGCGGATCCGCCAGCTCGCGTCCGTTCGGAACGTACAGGCTCCACACGCGGACACCGTTGCACGTGGCACCGATCGCGCGGGCTTCCTCGACGGGGGCAACCTCTGGATCCTTGTGGAACCCGGGCTGATCGTCGAAACCGATCCGAACGTCCGTCAGCCCCACGCGGGACGCGATGGCCACCCCGTTCCACTGACTGATACCGACGTGCGCCACCTCGTAACCGAACTCGCGGAAACGCTCGTACGGAAACTGCTCGTCCTTGCACTTGGTCTCCTGCATGGCCAACACGTCGGTGTCGGTCCGCTGAAGCCAGTCGAGGATCCGGTCGGTACGGGCACGAACAGAATTCACGTTCCAGGTAGCGATGCGCACGCCGCCAGCCTAGTGCCCGCCGCCGACAGGTTCCGTCGCGTACCGGTAGCGATGGTGCGCAACGAAGCCGAGGCCGCGATACATCGCCTGAGCACCCTCGTTCTCCGCGGCCACCTGCAGGCAGGCATGGGTCGCTCCCTGCTCGCGACCCCACGCGATCATCTCGCCGCAGATCAGGCTGCCGATACCGCGCCTGCGGTGGGCCTGCGCCACCTCGACCGCGGTGAGTCCCACCCACAGGCGGCCGTCCGGGGCCGAGGTCACCGAACCGCGTGCGACTGCGAGGAGGGTGGAGTCGGCGGCGCCGATCCGGCCGAAGCCGAGCGTGCCGCCGCGGACGGCGTCGAGCACGTCGACCGCGAAGTCGGGGAGCGCGGACCCGCGGTACCGGTAGAGCGCGAGCCAGTCAGAATCGGGACGATCGGTGATCGTGGTCGTGCGAGGGCCCCGGGGAAGAGTGAGATTCGCGATATCGGCGCCCATTACGACGACCTCGTCGCTGAGATTCCATCCTGGTGGAACCGCGCCCAGCCGATCGGGAAGCAGAAGCCGCAACGGACGCTCGCGCTCGGCGTACCAGTCGCGCAGCCGATCGAGCGTGCTGCCGGGGGAGCTGTCTGCCAGGTCGCCGACCGTGCCCGGGTCACCGAGGGGGGCCGCCGAGTTCGCGCGCCCGGTGAATCCGTGACCGTACCGGGCCAGCCACCCGTCGATCCAGGCGTGTTCGACTCCCGGCCAACCGTCGGCGGAAGCGAGTTCGAGCGCCCGGATCTCGCTGGTGCGGACCGGCCGCGCGGGGACGGCCTTGAGGGCGATCACCCGGTCCGGTTCCACCTCGACGACCGTACCGTCCGCCGCACGCACGGTGACGAACGGCGCGACGCCCTCCAGAATCCCGACGACGTCGGTCATCGGGTGGCTGCGGCCGGGAGGCAATGCGTAACGCAGCACCACCCGGCTACCGACAGGGATGTCAGTCGTCATGCCCGAAGGGGTCTTCGACCGTTCCCGGCACCCAGCTCAGGCCCGGGACGCCCCAGCCGGCGCGTTTGATCGTCTTCTTCGCGGCCCGCGCGTTGCGGCCGATGAGCATGTCGACGTACAGAAAGCCGTCGAGGTGCCCCAC comes from Rhodococcus oxybenzonivorans and encodes:
- a CDS encoding GNAT family N-acetyltransferase, translating into MDHISKSSPAGSASASGNVSAADVRVLDDPAHERFDLWLGDELVGILGYRDEDDIPGFTAKPGEVVAFMHTVVKEEFGGRGLAETLVRAAFDEARARGWKVRPICTYVQRYLSRHPESLDILVED
- a CDS encoding GNAT family N-acetyltransferase codes for the protein MTTDIPVGSRVVLRYALPPGRSHPMTDVVGILEGVAPFVTVRAADGTVVEVEPDRVIALKAVPARPVRTSEIRALELASADGWPGVEHAWIDGWLARYGHGFTGRANSAAPLGDPGTVGDLADSSPGSTLDRLRDWYAERERPLRLLLPDRLGAVPPGWNLSDEVVVMGADIANLTLPRGPRTTTITDRPDSDWLALYRYRGSALPDFAVDVLDAVRGGTLGFGRIGAADSTLLAVARGSVTSAPDGRLWVGLTAVEVAQAHRRRGIGSLICGEMIAWGREQGATHACLQVAAENEGAQAMYRGLGFVAHHRYRYATEPVGGGH
- a CDS encoding exodeoxyribonuclease III, translated to MRIATWNVNSVRARTDRILDWLQRTDTDVLAMQETKCKDEQFPYERFREFGYEVAHVGISQWNGVAIASRVGLTDVRIGFDDQPGFHKDPEVAPVEEARAIGATCNGVRVWSLYVPNGRELADPHYTYKLEWLSKLRADAVRWLEKNPEEQIALVGDWNIAPTDDDVWDPALFEGKTHTSAPEREAFQSFLESGFTDVVRPHTPGPGVYTYWDYTQLRFPKKQGMRIDFILGSPAFAGRVDKAEIDRNERKGKGASDHAPVIVDLGD
- the thiC gene encoding phosphomethylpyrimidine synthase ThiC — protein: MSRTVSTATSVTTGPIAGSTKEYVQWSDDIRVPVRRVHLTNGEHLDLYDTSGPYTDSNAQIDVSAGLPRIREQWSGDRGQTQLDAARAGVLTPEMRYCAAREGVSPDTVLAEVAAGRAVIPANRKHAELEPMIIGKAFAVKINANIGNSAVTSSIAEEVEKMVWATRWGADTIMDLSTGKNIHETREWILRNSPVPVGTVPIYQALEKVNGDPTALTWEIYRDTVLEQCEQGVDYMTVHAGVLLRYIPLTARRVTGIVSRGGSIMAAWCLAHHRESFLYTHFEELCEILHRYDVTFSLGDGLRPGSIADANDEAQFAELRTLGELTKIAKSHGVQVMIEGPGHVPMHKIVENVRLEEELCEEAPFYTLGPLATDIAPAYDHITSAIGAAMIAQAGTAMLCYVTPKEHLGLPNRDDVKTGVITYKIAAHAADLAKQHPRAQERDDALSKARFEFRWHDQFALSLDPDTAREFHDETLPAEPAKTAHFCSMCGPKFCSMRISADVREYAEKNGLDSVEAIEAGMAEKSDEFVGAGGRVYLPVESVTSENR
- a CDS encoding M20/M25/M40 family metallo-hydrolase, with amino-acid sequence MRLRGLFTVGVTGALVLAGCSSTSEPESPPVDASALAGSVTENAVVAHLEELQTIADDNDGNRAAGTPGYEASVDYVAQVLTDNGFDVQTPEFEFHNFDVAAEKLMSRDRDVEVRALSYSPSTGPEGLTARLVPARQDETPGCEATDYDGLDVNGAIVLVDRGICPFSAKQQIAAERGASAVIVVNNEDGPMSGGTLGDPSVGKIPTGGVSRADGDALRQGDGDVTLTLDTSTETSTSRNVIAQTTTGSTDDVVMVGAHLDSVPEGPGINDNGTGVAAILETAVQLGGSPDADNAVRFAFWGAEELGLLGSEAYVTGLSEDERNDIALYLNFDMLGSENAGYLTYDGDNSDNVGEGPGPEGSAGIERTFVEYLGKNGIAANGTDFDGRSDYGPFIEQKIPSGGVFSGADDKKTAEEAQKWGGTPDAVFDKHYHSPTDTLANIDRAALAKNASAVAYAVGVYAESLAGPNGVPTGADREKARAAQ
- a CDS encoding adenylate/guanylate cyclase domain-containing protein gives rise to the protein MSEDPADDSAAELDAASEQSRQDKVLGWVGALNRRPQLIDGLRRVRRALPGDPAFGDPLSTAGPGTARAVARVADRFLDHEPGASREMSLGALQVWQALLERTGRGRGTREVTIVFTDLVGFSSWSLPAGDTATLALLRDVAKAIETPMVDRGGHVVKRMGDGVMAVFPSPDRAVDAVFAAQDALRDVEVDGYRPRMRVGIHTGVPRQIGSDWLGVDVTIAARMMELGGDGNVMASSATLSALQPGTLEELGISVKPWRRAFFAPAPSGVPSDLGIWRLRLRRP
- a CDS encoding GNAT family N-acetyltransferase, encoding MLTDSQVVDVIDNAGQNRFELRLSGDLVGILGYYDLSGPPTGAGAGVGVTAGRRPPGVPAPIVSFMHTVIVEDFGHRGLASMMVGRSLDLAREYGWKVRPVCTYVQRFLSAHPEYRDLVVPIER
- the thiD gene encoding bifunctional hydroxymethylpyrimidine kinase/phosphomethylpyrimidine kinase, yielding MKLLPLAPDGQTPVRVLTIAGTDSGGGAGIQADSRTMALCGVHACVAVAAVTVQNSVGVSGFHEIPPETVAAQVRSVVGDIGVGAAKTGMLASTAIIEAVAGVCTEVGIGREHPVPLVVDPVCASMHGDPLLHAEALDAVRNTLIPIATVVTPNLDEVRLITGIEVVDDATARRAAEALHALGAQWSIVKGGHLRTSEISTDLLFDGDTFREFSSPRIDTGNDHGGGDTLAAAIASALAHGWSVPDAVAFGKEWVTKCLESSYDLGAGHGPVSPLWRLRHP